From a single Bufo bufo chromosome 9, aBufBuf1.1, whole genome shotgun sequence genomic region:
- the LOC120979727 gene encoding solute carrier family 26 member 6-like, translating to MMTLENQDPVHRPCCPEKLQAISEADLDRIAPRTSVVRPSLWRRFRSRIRCSRAKAYSLLLDYIPVLRWLPRYPVRDWLLGDFVSGISVGIIQLPQGLAYSLLASLPPVFGLYTSFYPVFIYFLLGTSRHISVGTFAVICVMIGSVLETLAPNENFMLGDNSTIDTVARDLTRVEISMALAFLVGLFQIALGLIQFGCVVAYLSDPLISGYTTASAVHVLVSQLKYLFGIRVSQKTQPLSLIYTIIKICSRIRETNIGTLVTSIIAIVILLLMKFFNGTFASKLVIPVPIELIMLIVSTGISYGVDLYKNFGIENVGHIPVGLKAPLLPDFSLFGDIVGNAFAIAVVAYAITISLGKVFASKHGYKVDSNQELLAIGFSNLIGSFFQCFAISASVSRSLVQESTGGNSQVASAIASLVIFIIILRAGELFQDLPKAILASIIIVNLKGMFNQFSEVRVLWRSNRIDLLTWLVTFAATILFNMDIGLAISVAFSLLTVIFRTQLSNFSILGQVYETSIYRDVSRCHQAKEIPRIKIFHSSSTVYYANADQYLGTLYRKCGVDVEKLIQKKRKAIKKKENKELKALKKAKKENEASEEITGQDNIAFDHLKIGNFEYAIQENKEQETTDGSVIIVPKHAGNEESGGKSTLQSLGLERPNFHSLILDFSSVNFVDTVCVKVLRKIFKSFAEIEVDVYLAGCNATVIKGLEDGNLFNETITKSQVFPSIHDAITYLTMDHDQISIHESNGAPDTRL from the exons ATGATGACACTGGAAAATCAGGACCCTGTGCACAGGCCATGTTGCCCTGAGAAGCTGCAGGCCATAAGTGAAGCTGACCTGGACAGAATAGCTCCAAGGACCAGTGTCGTCAGACCATCCCTCTGGAGAAGATTCAGGAGTCGAATACG ATGTTCTCGGGCCAAGGCCTACTCCTTGCTGCTGGACTATATCCCTGTCCTACGATGGCTTCCACGGTATCCGGTCAGGGATTGGTTATTGGGGGACTTCGTTTCTGGGATTAGCGTTGGTATAATCCAGTTACCACAGG GCTTGGCGTACTCGCTCTTGGCTAGTCTGCCTCCCGTCTTTGGCCTCTACACTTCCTTCTATCCTGTGTTTATATACTTCCTTCTTGGGACCTCTAGACATATATCTGTAG GGACATTTGCGGTGATATGTGTTATGATTGGCAGTGTGTTGGAAACCTTGGCACCCAATGAAAACTTCATGCTTGGAGACAATTCGACTATAGACACTGTTGCCAGAGACCTGACGAGGGTGGAGATATCTATGGCTCTGGCTTTTCTTGTAGGACTGTTTCAA ATTGCTCTGGGTCTCATTCAGTTTGGGTGTGTGGTCGCCTACCTCTCAGACCCATTAATAAGCGGATATACCACTGCGTCTGCTGTCCATGTGTTGGTATCACAACTGAAATACCTCTTTGGCATTAGAGTGAGTCAGAAGACCCAGCCGTTGTCATTAATATAT ACCATTATTAAGATCTGCTCAAGAATTAGAGAAACAAACATCGGCACGTTGGTCACCAGTATCATCGCCATCGTCATTCtcttgctgatgaaatttttcaaTGGGACTTTTGCTTCCAAACTTGTCATTCCAGTTCCTATTGAACTGATCATG CTCATTGTCTCCACTGGAATATCATATGGTGTTGACCTATACAAGAATTTCGGGATTGAGAATGTTGGCCACATCCCTGTTGG TTTAAAGGCCCCCTTGTTACCGGACTTCAGCCTGTTCGGAGATATTGTTGGAAACGCCTTCGCCATTGCTGTGGTCGCCTACGCCATAACCATTTCACTGGGGAAAGTGTTCGCCTCTAAGCACGGTTACAAAGTTGACAGTAACCAG GAGCTCCTCGCCATTGGCTTCAGTAACCTTATTGGCAGCTTTTTCCAGTGCTTCGCCATTAGCGCCTCGGTGTCCAGGTCTCTGGTTCAGGAAAGTACTGGAGGAAACAGTCAG GTGGCCAGCGCTATAGCGTCTTTGGTTATCTTCATCATCATATTGCGAGCTGGGGAACTTTTCCAAGACTTGCCAAAG gccattttGGCTTCAATCATCATAGTTAATTTGAAGGGGATGTTTAATCAGTTCTCAGAAGTTCGAGTCTTATGGAGAAGCAACAGAATTGACCTG CTTACCTGGTTGGTGACCTTTGCTGCCACAATTCTGTTCAATATGGACATTGGTCTGGCCATCTCTGTCGCATTCTCCTTGCTGACCGTTATCTTCAGGACACAGTT ATCCAATTTCTCCATCTTAGGCCAAGTGTACGAAACAAGTATTTACAGAGACGTGTCAAGGTGTCATCAG GCAAAGGAGATACCAAGGATAAAAATCTTCCACTCTTCCTCCACGGTGTATTACGCCAATGCAGATCAGTATCTAGGGACCCTCTACCGGAAG TGCGGGGTAGATGTGGAGAAGCTGATCCAGAAGAAGAGGAAAgcgataaagaaaaaagagaacaAGGAGCTTAAAGCGTTGAAAAAAGCGAAGAAGGAGAATGAGGCCAGCGAGGAG ATCACAGGACAGGACAACATTGCCTTTGACCACCTCAAGATTGGAAATTTTGAATATGCGATACAGGAG AACAAGGAGCAGGAGACGACAGATGGATCCGTCATCATTGTACCAAAACATGCTGGAAATGAAGAGAGTGGTGGAAAGAGCACGCTTCAGTCACTGGGTCTGGAGAGGCCGAATTTCCATTCGTTAATATTGGATTTCTCATCTGTGAATTTTGTAGATACAGTCTGTGTTAAAGTTTTAAGGAAA atcttcAAAAGTTTTGCTGAAATTGAAGTGGACGTCTACCTGGCTGGCtgcaatg CAACAGTGATAAAGGGGCTGGAGGACGGGAACTTATTTAACGAAACTATCACCAAGTCTCAAGTCTTTCCCTCCATCCATGATGCCATCACCTATCTCACGATGGACCACGACCAGATCTCCATTCATGAAAGCAAT GGAGCCCCAGATACAAGACTATAA